The sequence CTTTGGTCGACGCATTGAGAAACAGGTGAGCGACACCGCAAGCACCGTCACCACGACCTACGTCTACGACGGCGAGAATATCGTCTTCACCACCGTCAACGACGGCACCGCCACCACGACCAGCCACTATGTCCACGGACCCGGCATCGACGAACCGTTGGCGATGGTTGTAAACGGCCAAAGCTCCTACTACCACGCCGACGGCCTCGGCAGCATCGTCGCCCTGACCGATGCCGCCAAGAACGTCATCCAGCGGTATGGGTATGATTCCTTCGGGATGGTGACGGCGGAGAATCCGGAGTTTGGGAATTTCTATGCCTTCACCGGCCGGGAGTGGGATCGGGAGTTGGGGCTGTATTACTACCGAGCGCGGTATTATGACCCGATGGAGGGGCGGTTTATCTCAAGAGATCCGATTGGGTTTGCTGGGGGGGATGTGAACATCTACGCATACGTCCAGAATCAGCCGGTTGATTTTTCAGATCCTTATGGTTTGTTGAACCCAGCAAAAACATCTGTCGGACTTATAAATGCATCAAGGGGAATACAAAGCATAGCAAAAGGGGTAGGCACAATTGCTGCCGGTACAATTGCAATACCTTTCACTGGCGGTATTTCAGGCCCAACTGCGGACACGATTGGGGCTGCTCAAATTGCGCTTGGATTTGCAAATCTCAATAGAGGTATGCAGCAGGCAAGTGAGGCATATTCAGAAAACATGGATGAGGCTTCTTGGAAAAATTTATTGGGTTTGGCACCATTTGGACAAAAATTTGACGATCCTTGTGAGCCAGGTCCTATAGAATATTTTTCAGGTGTTTGGGATAAGAT comes from Desulfuromonas acetexigens and encodes:
- a CDS encoding RHS repeat domain-containing protein — protein: MPVPLLFPRMLKGRKFDYAYDVRGNQRYRYLSADRSKFWEYTWDGENRLRQAALTLGGQVVRTLSFKYDPFGRRIEKQVSDTASTVTTTYVYDGENIVFTTVNDGTATTTSHYVHGPGIDEPLAMVVNGQSSYYHADGLGSIVALTDAAKNVIQRYGYDSFGMVTAENPEFGNFYAFTGREWDRELGLYYYRARYYDPMEGRFISRDPIGFAGGDVNIYAYVQNQPVDFSDPYGLLNPAKTSVGLINASRGIQSIAKGVGTIAAGTIAIPFTGGISGPTADTIGAAQIALGFANLNRGMQQASEAYSENMDEASWKNLLGLAPFGQKFDDPCEPGPIEYFSGVWDKIVADPYNAAKGAIKDFFAFD